A genome region from Populus alba chromosome 5, ASM523922v2, whole genome shotgun sequence includes the following:
- the LOC118029845 gene encoding naringenin,2-oxoglutarate 3-dioxygenase: MAPSTLTALAEEKTLRASFVRDEDERPKVAYNEFSNEIPVISIAGIDDGGEKRAEICNKIVEACEDWGVFQIVDHGVDAKLVSEMTTLAKEFFALPPEEKLRFDMSGGKKGGFIVSSHLQGEAVQDWREIVTFFSYPIRTRDYSRWPDKPEAWKAVTEEYSKKLMELACKLLGVLSEAMGLETEALTKACVDMDQKVVVNYYPKCPQPDLTLGLKRHTDPGTITLLLQDTVGGLQATRDNGKTWITVQPVEGAFVVNLGDHGHYLSNGRFRNADHQAVVNSNSSRLSIATFQNPAPDATVYPLKIREGEKSVLDEPITFAEMYRRKMSKDIEIANKKKMAKEQQLKDLEKAKLETKPIEEILA, from the exons ATGGCCCCTTCTACCCTCACAGCTCTGGCAGAAGAGAAAACCCTCCGAGCAAGCTTTGTTCGCGACGAAGATGAACGTCCGAAGGTGGCTTATAACGAATTCAGCAATGAAATCCCTGTCATTTCAATAGCTGGGATTGATGACGGTGGTGAAAAGAGAGCTGAAATATGCAACAAGATCGTGGAGGCATGCGAGGACTGGGGAGTTTTTCAAATTGTTGATCATGGGGTTGATGCTAAGTTGGTGTCTGAAATGACAACTCTTGCTAAGGAGTTTTTTGCTTTGCCGCCGGAAGAGAAGCTTCGGTTTGATATGTCTGGTGGCAAAAAGGGTGGCTTCATTGTCTCCAGCCATTTACAG GGAGAGGCAGTTCAAGACTGGCGTGAGATAGTGACCTTCTTCTCATACCCAATTCGCACCAGAGACTATTCAAGGTGGCCTGACAAGCCAGAGGCATGGAAAGCAGTGACCGAGGAATACAGTAAGAAGCTAATGGAACTTGCTTGCAAGCTTCTTGGGGTCTTGTCAGAGGCTATGGGATTAGAAACAGAGGCCTTGACTAAGGCTTGTGTTGACATGGACCAAAAGGTGGTGGTCAATTACTATCCAAAATGTCCACAGCCAGACCTTACACTTGGACTCAAACGCCATACCGATCCCGGCACCATCACCCTCTTGCTCCAGGACACCGTTGGTGGTCTTCAGGCCACTAGAGATAACGGAAAGACTTGGATCACCGTTCAACCTGTTGAAGGTGCTTTCGTTGTCAATCTCGGAGACCATGGTCAT TATCTGAGCAATGGAAGATTCAGGAACGCAGACCACCAAGCTGTGGTGAACTCAAACTCTAGCAGGCTGTCCATAGCCACATTCCAGAACCCAGCACCAGATGCTACAGTGTACCCTCTCAAGATCAGAGAGGGAGAGAAGTCGGTGCTAGATGAGCCAATAACATTTGCTGAGATGTATAGGAGGAAGATGAGCAAGGACATTGAGATAgccaataaaaagaagatggcTAAGGAGCAGCAGCTGAAAGATTTGGAGAAAGCCAAGTTAGAAACTAAGCCCATTGAGGAGATCCTTGCTTGA
- the LOC118029844 gene encoding uncharacterized protein, translating into METPSSTKRVTRSQTLAALNTNNNIPLSRKIEDSSDKGVTKSRRKNAKQQLQDRSALIDITNDSPIVGIAMGILETPSSALAKQKNSRAKNNIPNTPGSGEALLRGQVKTLLQKVEEEAELSKLSLESRPFLHLQGFVNSPMGLLAPTPANTPQVPNLSGDDIVLASVTPLPVIEEKLKICQGVSEIFDVKKQESLESQKSLTRSLMLDFSEKSESPDSSDCSSALTYQEDNCEVITSERKDKSLADDDNASIWSIQVNASTHDEDEEEVIEEEEEEEYYYYRDEYEEAEEEEEEADVGGLLDELCEGISQISVKEKAMAKHTRFVYNSDDEIVEEVVDCGDEDSDNDLRLLIQRGMYAYQLQKGSTYASIQKRNE; encoded by the exons ATGGAGACCCCATCTTCAACAAAAAGAGTTACAAGATCACAAACTCTTGCTGCTCTTAACACCAACAACAATATTCCCCTCTCAA GGAAGATTGAAGATTCTTCTGATAAGGGTGTAACGAAATCAAGAAGGAAGAATGCAAAACAACAACTACAAGATAGGTCTGCACTTATTGATATAACAAATGATTCACCAATTGTTGGGATTGCAATGGGAATTTTAGAGACTCCATCATCAGCATTAGCCAAGCAAAAGAACAGTAGAGCCAAGAACAACATCCCCAACACACCTGGGTCGGGAGAGGCATTGCTTAGGGGTCAAGTGAAAACCCTCTTGCAGAAAGTTGAAGAAGAGGCAGAGCTCTCAAAACTTTCTTTGGAGAGCCGTCCTTTTCTGCATCTTCAAGGATTTGTTAATTCTCCAATGGGACTTCTTGCACCAACTCCAGCAAATACTCCTCAGGTCCCTAATCTTTCTGGAGATGACATTGTCTTGGCCTCTGTCACTCCCTTGCCAGTTATTGAAGAGAAATTAAAGATTTGTCAG GGGGTGAGTGAGATCTTTGATGTGAAGAAACAAGAGAGTCTCGAATCTCAAAAGAGTTTGACGAGGTCATTAATGCTGGATTTCTCTGAGAAATCTGAAAGTCCTGATTCATCAGATTGCTCTTCTGCACTGACTTACCAAGAAGATAACTGTGAAGTGATAACAagtgaaagaaaagacaagTCATTGGCAGATGATGACAATGCCTCTATTTGGTCAATTCAGGTCAATGCAAGCACCCATGATGAAGATGAGGAAGAAgtaattgaagaagaagaagaagaagagtattattattatcgtgATGAATATGAAGAGgcagaagaggaggaggaggaggctgatGTTGGAGGGTTGCTTGATGAGCTCTGTGAAGGCATTAGCCAAATAAGTGTGAAAGAGAAAGCAATGGCCAAGCACACACGATTTGTTTACAACAGTGATGATGAGATTGTTGAAGAAGTAGTAGACTGTGGAGATGAGGATTCAGATAATGATTTACGCTTGCTCATACAAAGAGGAATGTACGCTTACCAACTCCAAAAGGGAAGCACATACGCTTCCATACAGAAGAGGAAtgagtga
- the LOC118029846 gene encoding naringenin,2-oxoglutarate 3-dioxygenase-like: MAPSTLTALAEEKSLQASFVRDEDERPKVAYNQFSNEIPVISIAGIDDGGEKRAEICNKIVEACEDWGVFQIVDHGVDAKLVSEMTTLAKEFFALPPEEKLRFDMSGGKKGGFIVSSHLQGEAVQDWREIVTFFSYPIRTRDYSRWPDKPEAWKAVTEEYSKKLMELACKLLGVLSEAMGLETEALTKACVDMDQKVVVNFYPKCPQPDLTLGLKRHTDPGTITLLLQDTVGGLQATRDNGKTWITVQPVEGAFVVNLGDHGHYLSNGRFRNADHQAVVNSNSSRLSIATFQNPAPDATVYPLKIREGEKSVLEEPITFAEMYRRKMSKDIEIANKKKLAKEQQLKDLEKTKLETKPIEEILA, translated from the exons ATGGCCCCTTCTACCCTCACAGCTCTGGCAGAAGAGAAAAGCCTCCAAGCAAGCTTTGTTCGCGACGAAGATGAACGTCCGAAGGTGGCTTATAACCAATTCAGCAATGAAATCCCTGTCATTTCAATAGCTGGGATTGATGACGGTGGTGAAAAGAGAGCTGAAATATGCAACAAGATCGTGGAGGCATGCGAGGACTGGGGAGTTTTTCAAATTGTTGATCATGGGGTTGATGCTAAGCTTGTGTCTGAAATGACAACTCTTGCTAAAGAGTTTTTTGCTTTGCCACCGGAAGAGAAGCTTCGGTTTGACATGTCTGGTGGCAAAAAGGGTGGCTTCATTGTCTCCAGCCATTTACAG GGAGAGGCAGTTCAAGACTGGCGAGAGATAGTGACCTTCTTCTCATACCCAATTCGCACCAGAGACTATTCAAGGTGGCCTGACAAGCCAGAGGCATGGAAAGCAGTGACCGAGGAATACAGTAAGAAACTAATGGAACTTGCTTGCAAGCTTCTTGGGGTCTTGTCAGAGGCTATGGGATTAGAAACAGAGGCCTTGACTAAGGCTTGTGTTGACATGGACCAAAAGGTGGTGGtcaatttctatccaaaatGTCCACAGCCAGACCTTACACTTGGACTCAAACGCCATACCGATCCCGGCACCATCACCCTCTTGCTCCAGGACACCGTTGGTGGTCTTCAGGCCACTAGAGATAACGGAAAGACTTGGATCACCGTTCAACCTGTTGAAGGTGCTTTTGTTGTCAATCTCGGAGACCATGGTCAT TATCTTAGCAATGGAAGATTCAGGAACGCAGACCACCAAGCTGTGGTGAACTCAAACTCTAGCAGGCTGTCCATAGCCACATTCCAGAACCCAGCACCAGATGCTACAGTGTACCCTCTCAAGATCAGAGAGGGAGAGAAGTCGGTGCTAGAGGAGCCAATAACATTTGCTGAGATGTATAGGAGGAAGATGAGCAAGGACATTGAGATAGCCAATAAAAAGAAGTTGGCTAAGGAGCAGCAGCTGAAAGATTTGGAGAAAACCAAGTTAGAAACTAAGCCCATTGAGGAGATCCTTGCTTGA